A genomic stretch from Echeneis naucrates chromosome 6, fEcheNa1.1, whole genome shotgun sequence includes:
- the LOC115045305 gene encoding uncharacterized protein LOC115045305 isoform X1, which produces MIQPLLLIRLSLAVLLSANVLLAQNPVEIQFQIDPVLVQTGTEISFTVLTVPQVLSLTWEYQGGIAIGLWTGGTAVVNTVPQFQGRVTITATQLRIGSAELRDAGNYTAIVVPVATTGMTSNSRSIQLRVFDPVAGVSLIVPTIAVEGRNVSLSCTWTAGTETTVQWGKGGAPITPDSRITISGGSLVIDPARRDDAGEYSCTVSNPVSGQTARQSLTIFYGPDTPVVTKDSPKECVGGGDVLVGQTVRLTCTSDSLPPALFSWQRDGQTVTSGQLGDGVLTIQTFSTNESGRYVCTARNSITGGTSAQGTDLAIVGTCLDGGEVAGIVIGSVLLIIIIVLLILLIVFLLRRRRRERSEQRNTAVVQKTNADPIPIPPDPRPNGARELGQGPHPPLHYTQTRNPDHIHTAVPTDRGIPQTLPLNNLLFSDTHQRNNHTHANGLQHSAIQNTNSYLHNGIDNLAFTHNDVHNTNTLPNTQQHKSNIFIQQSAAQDGTQPPVVQVSLNTSPQTAQHNNNAQMPTIHVNLNSYPTNGQQTQQDGFFSPANTANVNASHAQQNLSYTGQLNPRMPSGQLYPSDPQLNGHIDAAPRAEPGLIPTGYTHLNRNTISQRNADTQTYQEDTGHRRRTDRNPDRHDATPSSSRRQMPWDRLRGTPSYPHGTHQRGRLSPEYPSETDYTTHPPLRDAREPNRLQPPPQSQNLLRSRHEAPSADRLSRSADLRSPNTQSLTQLEAAHNTHRSPHIQRESAQRDIRGLPRSQNSPRQEATHSNNPQALPLLSQQASAGPSAVSQAPTMQQRLTVAQGADTRVLADPNHLPQAHMAHQHRAAPIQTPPQGLDTQPQPVIPGANQRSQGGTAPVPYHSAQLNPSNLTQDALKTHTARSQVFPNRNQQTQAALQHRGPEARAPAAVAQHPPPPPPVIPLSQFQTLPKTRDQHKSPTRGPQPSRPPAQQRRTATMADNRHHHPGHGHVHATGHRHARAQAHPHGHGHAAHFTSPRQPTHLRVDPNLRGQPEGANQRGPRSAEEAAHRSFLHSESVLPCAVHQAAQIIMRGEECYKPDVVLGAVQSQI; this is translated from the exons ATGATACAACCTCTGCTGCTTATCAGGCTGTCACTGGCAG ttCTCCTCTCTGCCAATGTGCTGCTGGCACAGAACCCAGTCGAGATCCAGTTCCAGATAGACCCAGTGCTGGTTCAAACTGGAACTGAGATATCGTTCACAGTGCTCACAGTGCCTCAGGTCTTGTCTCTGACATGGGAATACCAAGGAGGAATCGCTATCGGCCTGTGGACCGGGGGAACTGCAGTGGTTAACACGGTGCCCCAGTTCCAGGGCAGGGTCACCATCACTGCCACCCAACTCCGAATCGGAAGCGCTGAGCTCCGAGATGCGGGGAATTACACGGCGATAGTTGTCCCCGTCGCCACCACCGGCATGACTTCTAACTCCAGATCGATACAGCTGAGGGTTTTTG ATCCAGTGGCCGGGGTGAGTCTGATTGTTCCCACCATCGCTGTGGAGGGGAGAAATGTGTCTCTTAGTTGCACGTGGACTGCTGGGACGGAGACGACGGTCCAGTGGGGCAAAGGAGGTGCACCAATCACTCCCGACTCGAGGATCACCATCTCGGGAGGCTCCCTGGTCATTGACCCAGCCAGACGGGACGATGCCGGGGAGTACTCATGTACCGTCAGCAACCCTGTCAGCGGCCAAACGGCCAGACAGAGCCTCACTATCTTCT ATGGCCCCGACACCCCGGTAGTGACCAAGGACTCCCCGAAAGAGTGTGTCGGAGGAGGTGACGTGTTGGTGGGACAGACGGTGCGTCTCACCTGCACTTCTGACTCGCTGCCCCCTGCCCTCTTTTCGTGGCAACGTGACGGACAGACCGTCACCTCGGGCCAGCTGGGCGACGGGGTGCTCACCATTCAGACTTTCTCAACTAATGAGAGCGGCCGGTACGTCTGCACGGCGAGAAACAGCATCACCGGAGGAACATCAGCGCAGGGCACAGACTTGGCCATCGTGG gCACATGCCTTGATGGAGGGGAAGTGGCTGGGATTGTAATTGGAAGTGTTTTGCTGATCATAATCATTGTGCTCCTCATcctgctcattgtttttctcttgcgaaggaggaggaggg AACGGTCAGAACAAAGGAATACTGCGGTTGTTCAGAAGACCAATGCAGATCCCATCCCTATA CCTCCTGATCCACGGCCTAATGGTGCAAGGGAATTGGGCCAAGgtccccacccccccctccattaTACACAGACTCGCAACCCTGACCATATACACACTGCTGTGCCTACAGACCGTGGCATCCCACAGACGTTGCCTCTGAACAACCTGcttttctctgacacacaccAACGCAATAATCACACCCACGCAAATGGACTCCAACACAGTGCTATTCAGAACACCAATTCATACCTACACAATGGCATTGACAACCTGGCTTTCACACACAATGATGttcacaatacaaacacactcccaaacacacagcagcataaGTCTAACATCTTCATACAGCAGAGCGCGGCCCAGGACGGCACCCAACCACCAGTGGTCCAGGTCAGCCTTAACACATCGCCACAAACTGCTCAGCATAACAACAACGCACAAATGCCCACCATTCATGTCAATCTAAACTCGTATCCAACCAATGGCCAACAAACACAGCAAGATGGCTTCTTTTCTCCTGCTAACACAGCTAATGTCAACGCTTCACATGCCCAACAAAACCTATCATATACAGGGCAACTGAATCCCAGAATGCCAAGTGGGCAATTGTATCCTAGTGACCCCCAACTGAATGGTCACATAGATGCAGCTCCTCGAGCTGAGCCTGGGCTTATACCAACTGGATACACACATTTGAACCGAAATACCATATCACAGcgaaatgcagacacacagacttacCAGGAAGACACCGGTCATCGTAGGCGCACCGACAGAAACCCAGACCGACATGATGCCACTCCGAGCTCCTCCCGTCGACAGATGCCATGGGATCGACTCCGAGGGACACCTTCGTATCCTCACGGTACACATCAAAGAGGACGGTTGTCACCTGAGTATCCCTCTGAGACAGACTACACTACCCACCCACCCCTGCGAGACGCAAGAGAGCCAAACAGATtgcagcctcctcctcagaGCCAAAACCTTTTGCGAAGCAGACACGAAGCACCATCGGCGGACAGACTGAGCCGTTCAGCTGATCTTCGAAGCCCAAACACTCAGAGTCTCACGCAGCTTGAGGCTgcgcacaacacacacagaagcccACACATACAAAGGGAAAGTGCTCAGCGAGACATCAGAGGTCTGCCGCGTAGCCAGAACTCCCCCAGGCAGGAAGCCACACACAGCAATAACCCCCAGGCACTGCCTCTCCTGAGCCAGCAGGCTTCAGCAGGACCCTCTGCCGTGTCACAAGcacccacaatgcaacagcGACTGACTGTGGCACAGGGTGCAGATACAAGGGTTTTGGCTGATCCTAATCACCTTCCACAGGCGCACATGGCCCACCAACACAGAGCAGCTCCGATCCAAACACCACCACAAGGCCTGGACACGCAGCCACAGCCTGTCATACCCGGTGCCAACCAACGCAGCCAAGGCGGCACTGCTCCAGTCCCATACCATTCTGCCCAGCTTAATCCCAGTAACCTAACCCAGGACGCACTTAAAACCCACACTGCGAGGTCTCAGGTATTTCCGAATCGGAACCAGCAGACCCAGGCTGCCCTACAACATCGGGGACCAGAGGCCCGAGCTCCAGCTGCCGTGGCTCAAcatccaccaccacctcctcctgttATACCCCTTTCACAGTTCCAGACCCTCCCCAAGACACGTGATCAGCACAAATCCCCCACCAGAGGTCCTCAGCCCTCTCGACCGCCTGCACAGCAGCGCCGTACTGCCACGATGGCCGACAACCGTCATCACCATCCTGGACATGGCCACGTTCATGCCACTGGACACAGGCATGCCCGAGCCCAAGCCCATCCCCATGGCCACGGGCACGCTGCCCACTTCACCAGCCCACGACAG CCCACCCACCTTAGAGTGGACCCGAACCTGCGGGGCCAACCAGAGGGGGCCAACCAGAGGGGGCCCAGATCTGCTGAGGAGGCTGCTCACAGGAGTTTCTTACACAGTGAGAGCGTCCTTCCATGTGCTGTCCACCAAGCTGCACAGATAATCATGCGGGGGGAAG AATGCTACAAACCTGACGTTGTGCTGGGAGCTGTGCAGTCACA GATCTGA
- the LOC115045305 gene encoding uncharacterized protein LOC115045305 isoform X2 produces MIQPLLLIRLSLAVLLSANVLLAQNPVEIQFQIDPVLVQTGTEISFTVLTVPQVLSLTWEYQGGIAIGLWTGGTAVVNTVPQFQGRVTITATQLRIGSAELRDAGNYTAIVVPVATTGMTSNSRSIQLRVFDPVAGVSLIVPTIAVEGRNVSLSCTWTAGTETTVQWGKGGAPITPDSRITISGGSLVIDPARRDDAGEYSCTVSNPVSGQTARQSLTIFYGPDTPVVTKDSPKECVGGGDVLVGQTVRLTCTSDSLPPALFSWQRDGQTVTSGQLGDGVLTIQTFSTNESGRYVCTARNSITGGTSAQGTDLAIVGTCLDGGEVAGIVIGSVLLIIIIVLLILLIVFLLRRRRRERSEQRNTAVVQKTNADPIPIPPDPRPNGARELGQGPHPPLHYTQTRNPDHIHTAVPTDRGIPQTLPLNNLLFSDTHQRNNHTHANGLQHSAIQNTNSYLHNGIDNLAFTHNDVHNTNTLPNTQQHKSNIFIQQSAAQDGTQPPVVQVSLNTSPQTAQHNNNAQMPTIHVNLNSYPTNGQQTQQDGFFSPANTANVNASHAQQNLSYTGQLNPRMPSGQLYPSDPQLNGHIDAAPRAEPGLIPTGYTHLNRNTISQRNADTQTYQEDTGHRRRTDRNPDRHDATPSSSRRQMPWDRLRGTPSYPHGTHQRGRLSPEYPSETDYTTHPPLRDAREPNRLQPPPQSQNLLRSRHEAPSADRLSRSADLRSPNTQSLTQLEAAHNTHRSPHIQRESAQRDIRGLPRSQNSPRQEATHSNNPQALPLLSQQASAGPSAVSQAPTMQQRLTVAQGADTRVLADPNHLPQAHMAHQHRAAPIQTPPQGLDTQPQPVIPGANQRSQGGTAPVPYHSAQLNPSNLTQDALKTHTARSQVFPNRNQQTQAALQHRGPEARAPAAVAQHPPPPPPVIPLSQFQTLPKTRDQHKSPTRGPQPSRPPAQQRRTATMADNRHHHPGHGHVHATGHRHARAQAHPHGHGHAAHFTSPRQNATNLTLCWELCSHRSESLLSSDAIGFLYEHTNFC; encoded by the exons ATGATACAACCTCTGCTGCTTATCAGGCTGTCACTGGCAG ttCTCCTCTCTGCCAATGTGCTGCTGGCACAGAACCCAGTCGAGATCCAGTTCCAGATAGACCCAGTGCTGGTTCAAACTGGAACTGAGATATCGTTCACAGTGCTCACAGTGCCTCAGGTCTTGTCTCTGACATGGGAATACCAAGGAGGAATCGCTATCGGCCTGTGGACCGGGGGAACTGCAGTGGTTAACACGGTGCCCCAGTTCCAGGGCAGGGTCACCATCACTGCCACCCAACTCCGAATCGGAAGCGCTGAGCTCCGAGATGCGGGGAATTACACGGCGATAGTTGTCCCCGTCGCCACCACCGGCATGACTTCTAACTCCAGATCGATACAGCTGAGGGTTTTTG ATCCAGTGGCCGGGGTGAGTCTGATTGTTCCCACCATCGCTGTGGAGGGGAGAAATGTGTCTCTTAGTTGCACGTGGACTGCTGGGACGGAGACGACGGTCCAGTGGGGCAAAGGAGGTGCACCAATCACTCCCGACTCGAGGATCACCATCTCGGGAGGCTCCCTGGTCATTGACCCAGCCAGACGGGACGATGCCGGGGAGTACTCATGTACCGTCAGCAACCCTGTCAGCGGCCAAACGGCCAGACAGAGCCTCACTATCTTCT ATGGCCCCGACACCCCGGTAGTGACCAAGGACTCCCCGAAAGAGTGTGTCGGAGGAGGTGACGTGTTGGTGGGACAGACGGTGCGTCTCACCTGCACTTCTGACTCGCTGCCCCCTGCCCTCTTTTCGTGGCAACGTGACGGACAGACCGTCACCTCGGGCCAGCTGGGCGACGGGGTGCTCACCATTCAGACTTTCTCAACTAATGAGAGCGGCCGGTACGTCTGCACGGCGAGAAACAGCATCACCGGAGGAACATCAGCGCAGGGCACAGACTTGGCCATCGTGG gCACATGCCTTGATGGAGGGGAAGTGGCTGGGATTGTAATTGGAAGTGTTTTGCTGATCATAATCATTGTGCTCCTCATcctgctcattgtttttctcttgcgaaggaggaggaggg AACGGTCAGAACAAAGGAATACTGCGGTTGTTCAGAAGACCAATGCAGATCCCATCCCTATA CCTCCTGATCCACGGCCTAATGGTGCAAGGGAATTGGGCCAAGgtccccacccccccctccattaTACACAGACTCGCAACCCTGACCATATACACACTGCTGTGCCTACAGACCGTGGCATCCCACAGACGTTGCCTCTGAACAACCTGcttttctctgacacacaccAACGCAATAATCACACCCACGCAAATGGACTCCAACACAGTGCTATTCAGAACACCAATTCATACCTACACAATGGCATTGACAACCTGGCTTTCACACACAATGATGttcacaatacaaacacactcccaaacacacagcagcataaGTCTAACATCTTCATACAGCAGAGCGCGGCCCAGGACGGCACCCAACCACCAGTGGTCCAGGTCAGCCTTAACACATCGCCACAAACTGCTCAGCATAACAACAACGCACAAATGCCCACCATTCATGTCAATCTAAACTCGTATCCAACCAATGGCCAACAAACACAGCAAGATGGCTTCTTTTCTCCTGCTAACACAGCTAATGTCAACGCTTCACATGCCCAACAAAACCTATCATATACAGGGCAACTGAATCCCAGAATGCCAAGTGGGCAATTGTATCCTAGTGACCCCCAACTGAATGGTCACATAGATGCAGCTCCTCGAGCTGAGCCTGGGCTTATACCAACTGGATACACACATTTGAACCGAAATACCATATCACAGcgaaatgcagacacacagacttacCAGGAAGACACCGGTCATCGTAGGCGCACCGACAGAAACCCAGACCGACATGATGCCACTCCGAGCTCCTCCCGTCGACAGATGCCATGGGATCGACTCCGAGGGACACCTTCGTATCCTCACGGTACACATCAAAGAGGACGGTTGTCACCTGAGTATCCCTCTGAGACAGACTACACTACCCACCCACCCCTGCGAGACGCAAGAGAGCCAAACAGATtgcagcctcctcctcagaGCCAAAACCTTTTGCGAAGCAGACACGAAGCACCATCGGCGGACAGACTGAGCCGTTCAGCTGATCTTCGAAGCCCAAACACTCAGAGTCTCACGCAGCTTGAGGCTgcgcacaacacacacagaagcccACACATACAAAGGGAAAGTGCTCAGCGAGACATCAGAGGTCTGCCGCGTAGCCAGAACTCCCCCAGGCAGGAAGCCACACACAGCAATAACCCCCAGGCACTGCCTCTCCTGAGCCAGCAGGCTTCAGCAGGACCCTCTGCCGTGTCACAAGcacccacaatgcaacagcGACTGACTGTGGCACAGGGTGCAGATACAAGGGTTTTGGCTGATCCTAATCACCTTCCACAGGCGCACATGGCCCACCAACACAGAGCAGCTCCGATCCAAACACCACCACAAGGCCTGGACACGCAGCCACAGCCTGTCATACCCGGTGCCAACCAACGCAGCCAAGGCGGCACTGCTCCAGTCCCATACCATTCTGCCCAGCTTAATCCCAGTAACCTAACCCAGGACGCACTTAAAACCCACACTGCGAGGTCTCAGGTATTTCCGAATCGGAACCAGCAGACCCAGGCTGCCCTACAACATCGGGGACCAGAGGCCCGAGCTCCAGCTGCCGTGGCTCAAcatccaccaccacctcctcctgttATACCCCTTTCACAGTTCCAGACCCTCCCCAAGACACGTGATCAGCACAAATCCCCCACCAGAGGTCCTCAGCCCTCTCGACCGCCTGCACAGCAGCGCCGTACTGCCACGATGGCCGACAACCGTCATCACCATCCTGGACATGGCCACGTTCATGCCACTGGACACAGGCATGCCCGAGCCCAAGCCCATCCCCATGGCCACGGGCACGCTGCCCACTTCACCAGCCCACGACAG AATGCTACAAACCTGACGTTGTGCTGGGAGCTGTGCAGTCACA GATCTGAAAGCCTACTTTCTTCCGACGCTATCGGGTTCTTATATGAGCACACAAACTTCTGTTAA
- the LOC115045305 gene encoding uncharacterized protein LOC115045305 isoform X3, with product MIQPLLLIRLSLAVLLSANVLLAQNPVEIQFQIDPVLVQTGTEISFTVLTVPQVLSLTWEYQGGIAIGLWTGGTAVVNTVPQFQGRVTITATQLRIGSAELRDAGNYTAIVVPVATTGMTSNSRSIQLRVFDPVAGVSLIVPTIAVEGRNVSLSCTWTAGTETTVQWGKGGAPITPDSRITISGGSLVIDPARRDDAGEYSCTVSNPVSGQTARQSLTIFYGPDTPVVTKDSPKECVGGGDVLVGQTVRLTCTSDSLPPALFSWQRDGQTVTSGQLGDGVLTIQTFSTNESGRYVCTARNSITGGTSAQGTDLAIVGTCLDGGEVAGIVIGSVLLIIIIVLLILLIVFLLRRRRRERSEQRNTAVVQKTNADPIPIPPDPRPNGARELGQGPHPPLHYTQTRNPDHIHTAVPTDRGIPQTLPLNNLLFSDTHQRNNHTHANGLQHSAIQNTNSYLHNGIDNLAFTHNDVHNTNTLPNTQQHKSNIFIQQSAAQDGTQPPVVQVSLNTSPQTAQHNNNAQMPTIHVNLNSYPTNGQQTQQDGFFSPANTANVNASHAQQNLSYTGQLNPRMPSGQLYPSDPQLNGHIDAAPRAEPGLIPTGYTHLNRNTISQRNADTQTYQEDTGHRRRTDRNPDRHDATPSSSRRQMPWDRLRGTPSYPHGTHQRGRLSPEYPSETDYTTHPPLRDAREPNRLQPPPQSQNLLRSRHEAPSADRLSRSADLRSPNTQSLTQLEAAHNTHRSPHIQRESAQRDIRGLPRSQNSPRQEATHSNNPQALPLLSQQASAGPSAVSQAPTMQQRLTVAQGADTRVLADPNHLPQAHMAHQHRAAPIQTPPQGLDTQPQPVIPGANQRSQGGTAPVPYHSAQLNPSNLTQDALKTHTARSQVFPNRNQQTQAALQHRGPEARAPAAVAQHPPPPPPVIPLSQFQTLPKTRDQHKSPTRGPQPSRPPAQQRRTATMADNRHHHPGHGHVHATGHRHARAQAHPHGHGHAAHFTSPRQQQAHRGRPR from the exons ATGATACAACCTCTGCTGCTTATCAGGCTGTCACTGGCAG ttCTCCTCTCTGCCAATGTGCTGCTGGCACAGAACCCAGTCGAGATCCAGTTCCAGATAGACCCAGTGCTGGTTCAAACTGGAACTGAGATATCGTTCACAGTGCTCACAGTGCCTCAGGTCTTGTCTCTGACATGGGAATACCAAGGAGGAATCGCTATCGGCCTGTGGACCGGGGGAACTGCAGTGGTTAACACGGTGCCCCAGTTCCAGGGCAGGGTCACCATCACTGCCACCCAACTCCGAATCGGAAGCGCTGAGCTCCGAGATGCGGGGAATTACACGGCGATAGTTGTCCCCGTCGCCACCACCGGCATGACTTCTAACTCCAGATCGATACAGCTGAGGGTTTTTG ATCCAGTGGCCGGGGTGAGTCTGATTGTTCCCACCATCGCTGTGGAGGGGAGAAATGTGTCTCTTAGTTGCACGTGGACTGCTGGGACGGAGACGACGGTCCAGTGGGGCAAAGGAGGTGCACCAATCACTCCCGACTCGAGGATCACCATCTCGGGAGGCTCCCTGGTCATTGACCCAGCCAGACGGGACGATGCCGGGGAGTACTCATGTACCGTCAGCAACCCTGTCAGCGGCCAAACGGCCAGACAGAGCCTCACTATCTTCT ATGGCCCCGACACCCCGGTAGTGACCAAGGACTCCCCGAAAGAGTGTGTCGGAGGAGGTGACGTGTTGGTGGGACAGACGGTGCGTCTCACCTGCACTTCTGACTCGCTGCCCCCTGCCCTCTTTTCGTGGCAACGTGACGGACAGACCGTCACCTCGGGCCAGCTGGGCGACGGGGTGCTCACCATTCAGACTTTCTCAACTAATGAGAGCGGCCGGTACGTCTGCACGGCGAGAAACAGCATCACCGGAGGAACATCAGCGCAGGGCACAGACTTGGCCATCGTGG gCACATGCCTTGATGGAGGGGAAGTGGCTGGGATTGTAATTGGAAGTGTTTTGCTGATCATAATCATTGTGCTCCTCATcctgctcattgtttttctcttgcgaaggaggaggaggg AACGGTCAGAACAAAGGAATACTGCGGTTGTTCAGAAGACCAATGCAGATCCCATCCCTATA CCTCCTGATCCACGGCCTAATGGTGCAAGGGAATTGGGCCAAGgtccccacccccccctccattaTACACAGACTCGCAACCCTGACCATATACACACTGCTGTGCCTACAGACCGTGGCATCCCACAGACGTTGCCTCTGAACAACCTGcttttctctgacacacaccAACGCAATAATCACACCCACGCAAATGGACTCCAACACAGTGCTATTCAGAACACCAATTCATACCTACACAATGGCATTGACAACCTGGCTTTCACACACAATGATGttcacaatacaaacacactcccaaacacacagcagcataaGTCTAACATCTTCATACAGCAGAGCGCGGCCCAGGACGGCACCCAACCACCAGTGGTCCAGGTCAGCCTTAACACATCGCCACAAACTGCTCAGCATAACAACAACGCACAAATGCCCACCATTCATGTCAATCTAAACTCGTATCCAACCAATGGCCAACAAACACAGCAAGATGGCTTCTTTTCTCCTGCTAACACAGCTAATGTCAACGCTTCACATGCCCAACAAAACCTATCATATACAGGGCAACTGAATCCCAGAATGCCAAGTGGGCAATTGTATCCTAGTGACCCCCAACTGAATGGTCACATAGATGCAGCTCCTCGAGCTGAGCCTGGGCTTATACCAACTGGATACACACATTTGAACCGAAATACCATATCACAGcgaaatgcagacacacagacttacCAGGAAGACACCGGTCATCGTAGGCGCACCGACAGAAACCCAGACCGACATGATGCCACTCCGAGCTCCTCCCGTCGACAGATGCCATGGGATCGACTCCGAGGGACACCTTCGTATCCTCACGGTACACATCAAAGAGGACGGTTGTCACCTGAGTATCCCTCTGAGACAGACTACACTACCCACCCACCCCTGCGAGACGCAAGAGAGCCAAACAGATtgcagcctcctcctcagaGCCAAAACCTTTTGCGAAGCAGACACGAAGCACCATCGGCGGACAGACTGAGCCGTTCAGCTGATCTTCGAAGCCCAAACACTCAGAGTCTCACGCAGCTTGAGGCTgcgcacaacacacacagaagcccACACATACAAAGGGAAAGTGCTCAGCGAGACATCAGAGGTCTGCCGCGTAGCCAGAACTCCCCCAGGCAGGAAGCCACACACAGCAATAACCCCCAGGCACTGCCTCTCCTGAGCCAGCAGGCTTCAGCAGGACCCTCTGCCGTGTCACAAGcacccacaatgcaacagcGACTGACTGTGGCACAGGGTGCAGATACAAGGGTTTTGGCTGATCCTAATCACCTTCCACAGGCGCACATGGCCCACCAACACAGAGCAGCTCCGATCCAAACACCACCACAAGGCCTGGACACGCAGCCACAGCCTGTCATACCCGGTGCCAACCAACGCAGCCAAGGCGGCACTGCTCCAGTCCCATACCATTCTGCCCAGCTTAATCCCAGTAACCTAACCCAGGACGCACTTAAAACCCACACTGCGAGGTCTCAGGTATTTCCGAATCGGAACCAGCAGACCCAGGCTGCCCTACAACATCGGGGACCAGAGGCCCGAGCTCCAGCTGCCGTGGCTCAAcatccaccaccacctcctcctgttATACCCCTTTCACAGTTCCAGACCCTCCCCAAGACACGTGATCAGCACAAATCCCCCACCAGAGGTCCTCAGCCCTCTCGACCGCCTGCACAGCAGCGCCGTACTGCCACGATGGCCGACAACCGTCATCACCATCCTGGACATGGCCACGTTCATGCCACTGGACACAGGCATGCCCGAGCCCAAGCCCATCCCCATGGCCACGGGCACGCTGCCCACTTCACCAGCCCACGACAG CAACAGGCTCACAGAGGGAGACCAAGATGA